The nucleotide sequence CAGTGAGCGCTATTTAACCTAAGAATGGTCAATCATCCTGCTCAACCTTCACACTCTGCAGCTTCGAATCCAGCTCGTCCTCGTTGCCCTCAGcatcctcgtcctcttcctcatcatcagGCTCCCCGTCAGGTTCATTCTCATCTAGTGAGCCCAGAACATCCAGGGATTTCTTACCAGCCTTCAGAATTTCCTTCACCTCATCAATCCCTTCATCGGAGATGAAATTTCCATTGATGTTCAGTTGTACAAAAGCTGGTTTATTTGCAACTGCCCGCGCAAAGCACCGAGCTCCAACCCTCTGCAGCATGTTCGTGCTCACATCAAGTTCCTTGAGATCTGTGTGGCCATCTTCCAATGATTTTGCAATAATCACAGCACCGTGATCCTTCAGTTCATTTTCAGCCAAGGTCAGCTTCTTCAGTGACTGCATTGCTGTTAGGCATTCTGCCAAATTTGGGGCTGCTCTGGCATTTATTTCATTTCCTGCCATTTCAAGGACCTCCAACTGTGGCGCTGACTGTTTGAGGGCATTGGCAATTGCTTTTGTACCCTCGTTCTCAAGATTGAGATCACTGAGATAAAGCTCAACAAGATCAGGAAGCTTTGGAAGGGTTTCGCTGAGAGCTAACCCCGCATCAACACCAAACAAGTTGTCCCTGAGATCAAGTTTCTTCAGACGAGTGCATGTCCCTAATGCCTCAGACAATGCGACTCCACCATCAGATCCTATCCTTGTTGCTGAGCACCTGAAACTCTCTACATTTGGGGAACGCTTAACCATCTCAGCGATATAGATAGCACCTTCATCTCCAGTCATATTGTTGTGGAAGTGAAGAACCTTGAGCTTCTCAGTTGCAGGAATAAGCTCAGATAGAGCTTTTGCAGCTTCCTCTGATATGCCATCATTCATCACATAGAGTTCTTCCAGGGATTCCTGTGATTTCAGGAGCTCACTGAATGCCCTGACACCCTTCTCACCCAAAGCATTGTCAGATATATTCAGATATCTCAGGACAGAACCCTCTAATGCTTTGGAGAATATGCGcatcacatcaagtgcttcatccTCAGGCCTTCCTGCCACAAAATCTGAGATATCAACCTCTGTGAGCTGATTCTTAACTGCCTCAAGAATTGGCCCTGCAACATTAGCAGCACCAATACCAAAGCTCCTGTTGCTCAAGCAAATTCTTTTATACGAATTTCCTGGTTTGGTGAGTGGACTCAGCAGTTCCTTTGCTTCATCTGCCTCAATAAAAGCACGCTTGCCGCCAGATATATCCAGTACAGTATCAGCAGGCACAAGAGGTGTATCAGCAGGCACAATAGGTGTATCAGCTACAGGTGCCTCCAGTTCTGCAGTAGTCCTTGGGCCTTTTTTCAGAACTTCCAACATCAGCTTACTCGTTTCCTTTGCATACAGCTGGACAGCAGAACTCCCATCACCATCTGGCTCCCTTTTGAAATGCTCATCAGCCGAGGCAAAGCAAAGTTCTTCAATCCTTTTTGCATTCTCATGAGCCTCTCGCTTGCCCAAAAGACCATACTTGCGAGAGAAAATGGACTCTGTGGACAGATTCTCTGTCATCCTCTCAACAAGCATGAGCCGTGTGCTTTCACTTGGCGGCCACAACTTTATAGAGAATGTCCTGGGTTGGAAATCTTGTGTTGAATCCATGTGATAAGCCTGGACTTAACACAGCAACCTGTAATAGCAGAACATGACTTACTAGACTTGCTTTGATAACATAAGATATCGCAGTAGCAAaaaacacaagaataaaccaACAATATGAACCAACTAAATTGTATTTCCCGGTCTCCTGGAGGAACAAAACTAATGCAGTAAAGGACATAATTGTGCAGCCgataatttttgcaaaaaaaaaaaaaacgaagtTAGCAGACAGAATACAGTATACATTTCCAGTTTGATCAGATCCGGAGACAAATAGctcaagttagggttagggtttgggttctCAGCTTCGCACAGCAGGAACGGAAGAGAAGGGTGGGCGTACCTGGCGGAGCTTGTCGGCCGCGAAGAGCCCGAAGAAGACCTGGCGAACGGACCGATGCGCACCTGGGCAGCGGCAGCGGTCGCCCAGTCGTCGccgcgagggagagagagagagagagcgtgccCTTGGGGAACGGTAGAAGAAAGGGCAGTGCTGTTTCGAATTATTAGATCCCGCGCGAGACCGTGTGACTGTGGCCGCCGCCGCTGGGGAGCGAAATGTATTGCTAGGGTTAGGTTTTTGGAGTATATACGTGGGCTAGTTGGGCCACTCGGGGTGTACGGGATGGGCAGGGTCACAGCTCACCGGACATAGAATATTAGAATTAGAATATAGATATAGAAAAGATAAAAAGTTCAAACTTCAAAACCACGGATCATTGTTTCTAAACTCGCAAAACCATTTAAATTATCTCCTTAACCTAGATTTAAGTGGTTCTGGAGACGATTTCATCACCTTTTTAGTTAATATGAAAATCCACTAAATGTATTATAAGCTTTTTAAATCAATGTCTCTAAACTTCTAAAAGGCCCAAGAAAAATCCTAGAGATAAGTTGGGGCACGACAAACCCAAATAAAATAGTTCAAGCTCATAAAAATATCTCTGGAAGTttcaaaatatatatttatatctaGGAAATGAGAAAATACCCAAAATATATTGAACAATCCTCAAAACATTACAATTATAATCGATGTCTATAAGTGTTTTAAAAAACTCTGCATGGCAAAAATACAAGATGCAACTAGCATGAATGTACATTGATGTTGAATGCACTTGTGCTAGTTGTGTCTTATGTTCTTGTTCTGTAACGTTTAAAAAACGCGTTTAGACGAAAGTTAGCACCAACCCTTACAGGTTCATTGCATCAAAGAATACTGTTTTTTCTCTTCATTTTGGGAGAACAATCTAACGTGCTGTTTATCTGAATTAAGATAAAGCTCCAACGTTTTCACGCCGTGccaagtttttagaaaaaaaaaactacataaCCCCCAAACTATTCAGGGTGGACTACTTTActcccaaactataaaaccggattTTCTACCCCTGAACTTTTAAAAACCAGTCAAATAACCCCCAAACGGTTTTagacggtggttttgctacagtgacggtggtttttgtttttttcttttttatttattttcgctgaatctttgaaaaatcatagtaaatcaaagaaaaatcataaaatagaaaatacaatttcgttggactccacatgagtagatctacacagtgagtatataatatggcatgctttggtacaaagtttttgttgtagctttagatttatGCATTTCTTTAATTAAttgaaataattcatagctgtagcttctatggttcaattgtggtgaaatttttatggtatgcttgaactatagtaaaaattccatactcattggatcatgtataacttaattatagatttatttatgtttatgcttgttatATCTAtgttttatctataactaagttatacatgattcaatgagtatgaaatttttactataatttaagcatataataattcgtccaccataaaaatttcaccacaattgaaccatagaagttgtagctatgaattattccatttaattacagaaaatcatagatttaaagctacagcaaaaactttgtactaaagcatatcatattatatgttctcTATGTAGATCtattcatgtggagtccaacaaaattagattttcattttacgatttttctatgattactatgatttttcaaagattcagcgaaaaaaaaacaaaaccacCATCACTCACTGTAGCGACTACCGTTCAAAACCGTTTGGGGGGTTATTTGactggttttggaaagttcaaggGTAGAAAATCTAGTTTTATAGTTTTGGGGTGAAGTAATCCACTTGAATAGTTtgggggttatgtagactttttctcAAGTTTTATATGGCTGTGGTTTGCTGCCAAATAACATCAAAGTCCAAAGTTCATGACTAATACATGAATAGAGTTTTGGCGCCTACTGTACCTTGCACTTTGGCGGCACCGCAGGATACAATTACAAGCTCCTACAAAGATTCCAGCGCTGCTTAAAAATTCTCTCTTGGAGTTAATAGAAAAGGTTAGGGAGGATCTATTAGTTTTTCATGTGTGCTTTGAGCTATGTCTCAACGACTCAACCACACTGAAGCTCCTCATAGCGTGCTCTGGAAAATCTCTTGTCGTGCAAGCAGGATGGTCCGAGGTAAGACGGCAAGCAGGAAGTTTCATGCAACATGGCATCAAAGGTGAAGCATCTAGCATGGCACCCGGCAGAAAACTTCATAGTTTGTGCAGCCAATAGTAACTTGTACATACACCATACATAAGCACACTCCAGTCATGTGTACAGAGTGCAAACCACAGAATAGCAATCGTAACCAAACTGATGCCAGAAAAGAATATGCTTTTCCATGTTACAGTGCACGTTATGGGCAGGATATTGAACTGACTGTACATTGATCTTCAGCAGATCTAGTATAGGAAGGAAAAGATACTCTTGTAACCAGCAAAAGGATCGCCTCCTTGACTGTTCCTTCTGCTTCTCGATATCTCCTTGACATATTCCTGAATATCGAAGGGTTGAGCTGCAACTCTGACTTGCTCTGTGCATTGAACAGCCTGGAAGCACGGAAGGGGACTGCTGATGCAGGATTTCCTCTTCTTAGATGGGCTGTCACGTTGAGCTGCAAATTGGGGGGAGTTTTCAACCGGAGTTCCTGTTTTGAAAGGATTTTCACCTGGATTTCCTTTCTTTAAAGGATACTCAACTGGAGTACTAATACGGATCTTGCTTTTCTCCAGCGAGCTATCCTTTCCGCCCACAAACCCTGGAGAGCTTTCATCTGGAGTTGTCAGCATCTTGCTCTTCTCAGATGAGCTGACACGCCTAGCTGCAAATTGGAGAGAGTTTTCAGCTGAAGTGCTCAGTACCTCGCTCTTCTCCAATGGGCTCTCCTTTCCACCCGCAAACACAAGAGAGCTTTTATCTGGAGTTGTCAACATCTTGCTCTTCTCAGATGAGCTGACACGCCTAGCTGCAAATTGGAGAGAGTTTTCAGCTGAAGTGCTCAGTACCTTGCTCTTCTCCAATGGGCTCTCCTTTCCACCCGCATTCTGAAGAGAGCTTTTGTCTGGTGTCGTGCTCAGCATCTTGCTCTTCTCAGATGGGCTATCCATTATTCCAAACAGCATGTGGCTCTTTTCTGAACTTCTACCCAGGATCCCGCGACACTTCTCAGCAGTATTGGTTGGAGAGACCCTAGGCTCAACAGGCTCAAAATCCATTGTGGTGGCCTCATCCGCATGCAGACAGCCATGCTCTACTTCAAACTGGTCCCTTgatatcttcatcttcttcagtaTAAGAGGTTCATAAGAGCTATCCATGGATTTCGATACCATCAGAGTGGGGAACTCTTTGGATTTCTTGCGTATGTGATCGAAAATTGTGTTGTCTGTGGCACTTTTGCATTCTGCCTGTTCTGGTCCAGGAGCTGATGCAGCTTGTAAACAAGATAATGCACATTTCAGCTAGCTAATAATAAATTTCCAGATTTCAATTGAAGGAGCACAAATGAAGCATAAAGCACATATAACTGTATACTGTTTGCAGGATTGTCTTACCTCCATACTCTTCTTCAGGCAGTAGATCAAAGCTTGGGACCTCCCTATAATCATGAAAATAGCACGTTACAAAAATACTGACCAAGGTTCAGAAAACATGACTTGAGTCAATAGATTAAGTACAAAGTTTTTTTTGGAACAAAAATAGCAGGAGCTCTGCCATTCAATTATGAGAGAAAAGAGTGTTCAAAACAGGTTGATCCCAAAGACCAAAGGATCCAGTAACAAATCCCCCAAGAAAACCATCTAGGGACCAAAACCATTCAGTATAAAGTTGTGGTGTATGCGGATCTGCCACATGCTGAAGGTTGGATAATCCCTAGTCTGATCAGTATTTAAGGTTATGCTGGTGGATGGCAATCAATTCATATATTATTAgccagccaaaaaaaaaaagattaagaACTCACAGTGAAGCCAAGTTGTTAAATTTTCTGGTTCCCAGTACATTATCAGCTTTCTCTAGAGCACTGACAGCAATGCCATCATCTTCTATGACATAAACCTCTTTGGAAAGAGGGCTCTGTTCAGTGTGAGATTGAGATCGGCTTGTTTGAGTTGTCCTGGAGCTAACCAAACAAATCTCTGAAGGGAGATTGTATGCAGGTTCAAGCTTATCTATCACATGCTCTTTGGTCACGTACAAACCATCTTCCCTGCTTACTACATGCTTCTTGTGCACATCAAGACCAACTTCACCATAGCATTGAAAACATAAACTATGTGAGCATATAAGTGATATGTGCATAATATTTTTGAAGGAAAGTATTCTCTCTTTTTTTGTAAAACATACAGGAGGACTGTGTATCATTAATTCATTATATTATAGAAGAAGaaatgaggggggggggggggggggggggggggggggaatcccGAGTACACTGGTTTAAAAGGTTACAGACTCGCCAATGCTAAAAGAAAAACAACCTTAACCACAACCTCTATTGAGACCCAACATCGAAAGAAAGTATTTTCGGATAGTGATATTACCATATTCTTCAAATATTAGATCAACCTTCAGAGTGACCCGTGCATTCTGGGGGCATGGCACAAAAACTTTTACAGAATATGGGCTGCATTTTAAAAAATTGGCCAGTGAGCAATTCTGGAATAAGATATGCTGGTGAAGAAGAATGGATTAACATATCCTAAAATAACAAAAGTTGAAAAGTGTTACCTGTGGAATTCTCGAGTCCTGGAAGAAAGAACCAAAAGAACAACAAACAACCATCCACATCAGCAGATGAAAAATAGATTGTCAAAGGCATTAGATCGGTTTGAGAGGAGAGGCACTGACCTTATATTCTCATGAAAGAGGATCACATTGTCTTCCTCTGAGGCCACAACCTGAAAAATAATGTTATAACATTTAGTTGGTTTTAAAAGCACTCAATGACCCGAAGCAAAGTTAAATAAGGTACCATGTCAGCGCAACTGCGTTTACTGGATCGAACTGCCTGTGATAGACGAGTTAATGTTACAGTAATGGTCGCTTTCCCAAGTCTGTTTCCAGTTTCTTCTATGTCTATGTCAATTTTGGGTGGTAATGATGACATTGAATCTTTGATATGATTCCCAAATGGATAATTGCGTCCTGTGGCCGATTCTATCTTTCTCGCATCAGCAGTTGCCAAGGTCTCAAAGCTATAAATTCCAGCAGTCTTCAGAGCCTAAGGTGGCAAGTGATCAACTCAAGAATTAAGTATGCTGGCTGCAGATACAGCAGTGGCTACATAACAATCACAAAATTAATAACCTTTGCTGTTACAATTCCAATCCCAGGCAGTTGTTTCAGCAGAAATGGACTGCTCTCCCAAAGCTTTTGATGTAGACTATTTGCAAGGATCATAGAATTTATGGCGGATCTGTAGTTCTTTTTGTATATAAAATATTCTCGCATGCATTTGGCAATCCTACATCCATTTGAGCATATTGAATTTGTTTCCTGCATGGGAGTCCAAGTCAACATAGTAGGGGAGAAAATCAAGGGGTGTTTGCAACTAGACAAGCAAGCAACCTGGTTGAGGGATAAATCATGGATTAGGGGGTCTCCAGTTAAGCAGTCATTTGCTAGCAAGAATATTTTCTCTTCTCTTGTCTGAACACGCTTCTTCCTTTTTCCATTCTCCATGACAATATGAAATAGGAGTCTACCATCTTTGTCGGCATTTATGTCATTTAGAATCTTCTTGTCCTTTCGGCGTAGTTGGATCCCTTGATAcaccaaaaaataaaaataaaataaaatgcttGACACTCAATAATCAATTCAAAATATGTACATCTACCTACAAGTTATTTCTGCAGAGTGACAGATGACATGCAATAAATTTTCCAAACTGCAACAGGCAGAAGCTTTCACGATAAGCTTCATTGTATCAAACTTCAGGTAGAATTTTGCCATCAGCCTCCCTGGTTCTGAGAATGAACAATTAGATCTTAAAGGAGTCCTTTTGACAAACAATTGAAAAACAATTAGATCTTAAAGGAGTCCTTTTGACAAACCATCAGATCTGGATCTTACTGTAAGTCTGCCAAGGTATTAGGGCCTCAAGAAACATGGCAGTCATTGCAGAAAATATAGTGAGCTTGGCACAGATTCACAAATACAATGCATGATGCCTATGCGAAATTGATCCATGCACTGTTTAAAGCTAGATGATACATACAGTAACACAATGCAAATCCTGAAATAGGGGGCAACATTTGCAGATCAGAACCCTAGGGACCATACAAATCCAATAAACCCAGCTCACGGAATACTATTTATTGTTCGACAATCCTAAAATGTTGAACAGGGGGTAGGGAGAGCGTATCCAGACCAATATGATGAGTTAATCTTCATGGATCTCAGGATCTGGTTGGTTGATATTTGTAACATATGATTTTAGgctacactatgtctagatacataataaaagcaatgtatcaagaaaagccaaaatgtcttaaaatttggaatggaggggagTACATTGCAACCAAAAAACAGTGTTTTATCCCTGCAGATTGAGAGCTGGACCATATGACATCTTGTAATTGTGATTTCTGCATTTTCATTTTGGTAGAGAGAAGAAAACTTTACCTAGTGGTTGTAGAACGAAAGCTCCTTCATCTGTCCAAATCAGTCCATAGTCCACCAACTCATGAATCTTCTGGACACATATATCTGTATATTCGGTTGCTTAGGATCAAAGCATAAGGCATCATAACAGAACCATCATGCCAAAAGAAGGTACCTTGAATTTGCTTTTCAAGGAGATCTTGAGGAGTCCCCCCCTTAACTCCATAGTTCTCAGGATTCTAGCAATTTATTTCATTAAAGTTATTCCATGCATTTTTCTCAAACAGAAGTTATTCCATGCATTTTTCTCAAACAGAAGTTATTCCATGCATTAAATTTAAATGCTAAACAAGAGTATGCATACATACCTTCCTTATTCTGGTGTACAAATACGAGCACTTGATCCACTCAACTGCCAGAATAATGTCAGATACTGTCAGCTGAACGATTTCTGCATTTAGATGCTCCACTGCACATGGCAGCAACCTGGTGGTAGTTATGTAGTATATATACTTGATCAGAAGTACAAAATTATATGTAGTGCATATCACGGTCTTCTTTTAGGTGAAATATCACATGAGACACTAGTTTCTGATTAGACATCAAGCACTTACTGAGACTCCACCATTTCACAACCATTTAGAAGGTTCTCATAGATATGAACCTAAAAGGAAAACTTAAACATGTTAGTTCAATAAGCCAGGAAATAGATCCTGTAAAATTATTGCACAACTGACAAAATTAATAAGAGTGGAAACACATGATGATTACTGTCTCTTTTCTTGTCATGATTATAATTGTTCCAGTATCATCGAATGGTGGACGTCCAGCCCTTCCACACATCTGCGGATCACCCCAAACAGAAGCTTTCTCAAAAACAAGAGGATAGTCATATAATACATTTTATATTTAAAATTGAAATCACTAAATGCGTTAAGTTGAACTGTTAAATTTGGTATACATTTAAATATAAATTTCTATATATTTTAGGGAAATGCCTAGGAGAGGACCCTACTATTGGTGATATGTGTACTCTATAACAACAGAGTACAAAGAAAATAACTACAGTACAAGCATAGGTCCTCCTTCGTATAGACTCCTTTTCTTAGTTCTTAGCTGACCAGTGGCTCCCTCAGCCTCTTGggtggtttttgtttttgttgttcTTTCTCCTCTGTACAGTTTTTGGCTTTTGCTTTTTAATAAAATCTCACAGTGGAGGCCTGgtgcctggtgcaagcggtagagtcttaccgcctgtgaccggaaggtcccgggttcgagtcgcggtctcctcgcattgcacatgagagggtaagacttgccactaacacccttccctagaccctgcacagagtgggagctctctgcactaggtacgccccTTTTTCACAGTGGGGACCTCCCCTACTGTATTTTTCGCTCAAAAACAGTACAAGCATAGGCAGAGCCACTAGCAGACTAAACTACTGAGTCCAGTCAATTAAatagggaggaggaagatattagtttggaaggtcaagtagtgcctaggaaggatatctttcgatatttaggatcaatgctacagagagacggggatattgatgaagatgttaggcatagaattaaagcagggtggatgaagtggctccaaacatctggtgtcctatgtgacaaaagggtaccacagaaactaaaaggcaagttttataggacaacgattagacctgctatgttgtatggtgcagaatgttggcctacgaaaagacgacatgttcaacacataagtgtcgcgaaaatgcgtatgttgcgttagatttgcggtcatacaagaagggatcgagttcggaacgggtagcaccaattgaagaaaaacttgtccaacaccggttgagatggtttggacatgtccaacggagacctccagaggcaccggtgcgtagtggaatcctaagccaggatagtaacatgaagagaggcagaggaagaccgaagttgacttgggtagaggcaataaaaggagacttgaaaggatggaatatacccaaagacttagccttagatagaagtgcttagaaaacagttattcacgtgcctgaaccttgattgcttctgctgggtttcaactctagcctaccctaacttgtttgggacttaaaggctttgttgttgttgttgttgttgctaaaAGCCTTGTTGAACCCTGTGCAAATGTAGGGTTACTTCATAAGAGAAACCCTTTATTCCCAGGAAgaagag is from Miscanthus floridulus cultivar M001 chromosome 7, ASM1932011v1, whole genome shotgun sequence and encodes:
- the LOC136467358 gene encoding RAN GTPase-activating protein 2-like — its product is MDSTQDFQPRTFSIKLWPPSESTRLMLVERMTENLSTESIFSRKYGLLGKREAHENAKRIEELCFASADEHFKREPDGDGSSAVQLYAKETSKLMLEVLKKGPRTTAELEAPVADTPIVPADTPLVPADTVLDISGGKRAFIEADEAKELLSPLTKPGNSYKRICLSNRSFGIGAANVAGPILEAVKNQLTEVDISDFVAGRPEDEALDVMRIFSKALEGSVLRYLNISDNALGEKGVRAFSELLKSQESLEELYVMNDGISEEAAKALSELIPATEKLKVLHFHNNMTGDEGAIYIAEMVKRSPNVESFRCSATRIGSDGGVALSEALGTCTRLKKLDLRDNLFGVDAGLALSETLPKLPDLVELYLSDLNLENEGTKAIANALKQSAPQLEVLEMAGNEINARAAPNLAECLTAMQSLKKLTLAENELKDHGAVIIAKSLEDGHTDLKELDVSTNMLQRVGARCFARAVANKPAFVQLNINGNFISDEGIDEVKEILKAGKKSLDVLGSLDENEPDGEPDDEEEDEDAEGNEDELDSKLQSVKVEQDD
- the LOC136467357 gene encoding ATP-dependent DNA helicase MER3 homolog isoform X2, which translates into the protein MGSLADPYALRCVSDLPPPFRSVFRFRYFNSLQSECFHVCFFSDVNMVISAPTGSGKTVLFELCILRLLSRFLSPDWRFNLNKGTLKTIYIAPSKALVQEKLRDWNMKLGPLGINCLEMTGDSEFYDNKAIHDADLILTTPEKFDSMSRHGIKSGRLGFFCDIALVLIDEVHLLNDPRGAALEAVVSRIKMLSRHDNMKSFPLANVRFIAVSATIPNIEDIAQWLLAPPEGIKRFGEEMRPVKLTTKVFGYAPAKNDFLFERRLQSFIYDILMQHSRGKSALIFCSTRKGAQEAAQCLSQTGASLGYSNPFMKSMQQYEHLKEASLTCSDKQLQACIVHGVGFHNGGLCLKDRGLVEGLFLKGDLQVLCTTNTLAHGINLPAHTVVIKSTQFFNKEKGLYVEYERSMVLQMCGRAGRPPFDDTGTIIIMTRKETVHIYENLLNGCEMVESQLLPCAVEHLNAEIVQLTVSDIILAVEWIKCSYLYTRIRKNPENYGVKGGTPQDLLEKQIQDICVQKIHELVDYGLIWTDEGAFVLQPLEPGRLMAKFYLKFDTMKLIVKASACCSLENLLHVICHSAEITWIQLRRKDKKILNDINADKDGRLLFHIVMENGKRKKRVQTREEKIFLLANDCLTGDPLIHDLSLNQETNSICSNGCRIAKCMREYFIYKKNYRSAINSMILANSLHQKLWESSPFLLKQLPGIGIVTAKALKTAGIYSFETLATADARKIESATGRNYPFGNHIKDSMSSLPPKIDIDIEETGNRLGKATITVTLTRLSQAVRSSKRSCADMVVASEEDNVILFHENIRTREFHSPYSVKVFVPCPQNARVTLKVDLIFEEYVGLDVHKKHVVSREDGLYVTKEHVIDKLEPAYNLPSEICLVSSRTTQTSRSQSHTEQSPLSKEVYVIEDDGIAVSALEKADNVLGTRKFNNLASLEVPSFDLLPEEEYGAPGPEQAECKSATDNTIFDHIRKKSKEFPTLMVSKSMDSSYEPLILKKMKISRDQFEVEHGCLHADEATTMDFEPVEPRVSPTNTAEKCRGILGRSSEKSHMLFGIMDSPSEKSKMLSTTPDKSSLQNAGGKESPLEKSKVLSTSAENSLQFAARRVSSSEKSKMLTTPDKSSLVFAGGKESPLEKSEVLSTSAENSLQFAARRVSSSEKSKMLTTPDESSPGFVGGKDSSLEKSKIRISTPVEYPLKKGNPGENPFKTGTPVENSPQFAAQRDSPSKKRKSCISSPLPCFQAVQCTEQVRVAAQPFDIQEYVKEISRSRRNSQGGDPFAGYKSIFSFLY
- the LOC136467357 gene encoding ATP-dependent DNA helicase MER3 homolog isoform X1, coding for MGSLADPYALRCVSDLPPPFRSVFRFRYFNSLQSECFHVCFFSDVNMVISAPTGSGKTVLFELCILRLLSRFLSPDWRFNLNKGTLKTIYIAPSKALVQEKLRDWNMKLGPLGINCLEMTGDSEFYDNKAIHDADLILTTPEKFDSMSRHGIKSGRLGFFCDIALVLIDEVHLLNDPRGAALEAVVSRIKMLSRHDNMKSFPLANVRFIAVSATIPNIEDIAQWLLAPPEGIKRFGEEMRPVKLTTKVFGYAPAKNDFLFERRLQSFIYDILMQHSRGKSALIFCSTRKGAQEAAQCLSQTGASLGYSNPFMKSMQQYEHLKEASLTCSDKQLQACIVHGVGFHNGGLCLKDRGLVEGLFLKGDLQVLCTTNTLAHGINLPAHTVVIKSTQFFNKEKGLYVEYERSMVLQMCGRAGRPPFDDTGTIIIMTRKETVHIYENLLNGCEMVESQLLPCAVEHLNAEIVQLTVSDIILAVEWIKCSYLYTRIRKNPENYGVKGGTPQDLLEKQIQDICVQKIHELVDYGLIWTDEGAFVLQPLEPGRLMAKFYLKFDTMKLIVKASACCSLENLLHVICHSAEITWIQLRRKDKKILNDINADKDGRLLFHIVMENGKRKKRVQTREEKIFLLANDCLTGDPLIHDLSLNQETNSICSNGCRIAKCMREYFIYKKNYRSAINSMILANSLHQKLWESSPFLLKQLPGIGIVTAKALKTAGIYSFETLATADARKIESATGRNYPFGNHIKDSMSSLPPKIDIDIEETGNRLGKATITVTLTRLSQAVRSSKRSCADMVVASEEDNVILFHENIRTREFHSPYSVKVFVPCPQNARVTLKVDLIFEEYVGLDVHKKHVVSREDGLYVTKEHVIDKLEPAYNLPSEICLVSSRTTQTSRSQSHTEQSPLSKEVYVIEDDGIAVSALEKADNVLGTRKFNNLASLEVPSFDLLPEEEYGAASAPGPEQAECKSATDNTIFDHIRKKSKEFPTLMVSKSMDSSYEPLILKKMKISRDQFEVEHGCLHADEATTMDFEPVEPRVSPTNTAEKCRGILGRSSEKSHMLFGIMDSPSEKSKMLSTTPDKSSLQNAGGKESPLEKSKVLSTSAENSLQFAARRVSSSEKSKMLTTPDKSSLVFAGGKESPLEKSEVLSTSAENSLQFAARRVSSSEKSKMLTTPDESSPGFVGGKDSSLEKSKIRISTPVEYPLKKGNPGENPFKTGTPVENSPQFAAQRDSPSKKRKSCISSPLPCFQAVQCTEQVRVAAQPFDIQEYVKEISRSRRNSQGGDPFAGYKSIFSFLY